A region of the Nitrospirota bacterium genome:
TGCCCTCCTTCGCATACAGGAAATCCGCCGAACCCATGCGTGACAAAGAACTGATCGACCGCCTCCTGCACCGTCATATCCGGCCGCAGAGTCACGACGCGATGGGCCATGACCTGCCGTACCGTCACCGATGTCAACGACGTCCGGCGGGCTGCCTGCCGTCTGCTTGACAGGGCTGCCGAAAAGAGGAATACGCCGATAAAGAGGAGCCAGCCTCCATTCGTCTCGATCGACTGCCCCAGGGCACCGGACCAGGTTCCCACCATCAAGGCTGCGCCGATCAACCCGAGCACCACACCGAACCCAATTCCCGCGAGGGATGCTTGACTTGTCGCTCGATGGAAGTCCTTGTTTAAGGCCCACAGCCCAGCCCGCAAAACACGTCCACCGTCTAACGGAAATCCCGGGATCAGATTGAACAGTCCCAGCTGCACATTCACCATGCCGAGCAAGCTCCCGAGGACAACGAGTCCTTGAAGTGTGGATCGCATGGGTAAAGCCTCCACTGCCATGGCCCCGCTGAGACACACAGCTCCCAAGATGAAACTCACGAGTGGTCCCGCCATGGCAATCAAAAATTCGGCCCGCGGACTGGGCGGTTCCTTTCCCATATGCGCCATCCCCCCGAATATGAACAGGGTAATCTGCTTGATAGGAATCTTGTAGCGCAGCGCCACATAGGAATGTCCCAATTCATGGAGCAAGACGGATAGGAACAGTAACAGGGCGGCTATGCCCCCCATGCCCCAATAGCGTGGAACCGAAAGGCCGGGCAACATCTCCGGCAAATACCCCGTCGCTAAAGACGACGACACCAAGAAGAACACGACAAACCAGGAGGCATGCACGTAAATCGGGATGCCGAGTGCGCGGCCGATTTTCCAATGAGGCAAAGCCATGTGTCACCGTAACAGTGCGGGAATTGGAGCGTCAATGACGGCTGCTGAAAAAGTCCGCCAGCGTTATTGGAAGGTTAAGGCTGAGGCTGATGTGGCTTGAGGTTGGAGGTATGAGGCTTAAAATCAAGAACCTGCCCACGGCTTCAAACATTCAGCCTCTAACCTCGAACTTCCAACCTCCAACGCTCTTCCTTCCTTAACCTCAACCTAAGCCTTCTTCATTCATAGCGGCCTTGCCTGCGGAAAGGCGCGTCCTTGGGTGAAGAGGCTGTCTTGGCAGACTCAGGGCGGGTGGGGGTAGTAGCCGCCAGGGTTGGGTGGGTGAGAAGTCTGGCCATTTTGAACAGCCTGCGGGATCGGATATACTAGGCACCATGCGACGACGCTATTATTCAGGGATACTATGCCTGGCCCTCACGATGCTGCTTGTTCCAGCGATGCCTCCTTTTACGCAGGCCCAAGTGATCAAGTCAGGCCCGCCTTCATGCCCGGGAGTCGCCTTGACGTTCGATCTCTGCCCGGTGCGAAACGGAGCGGGCTACGATCAGGCACTGGTCGATTATTTGATTGACCACAAGATTCCGGCCACCTTCTTCATGTCCGGGAAATGGATGACGAAACACGATCAGCAAGTACGGGCCCTGCTCCAGATTCCATTTTTTGAAGTTGGCACCCATGGCGATGTCCATGCCCACCTGCCGCTTCATTCAGCGGACGAACAGAAACAAGAAATCCTCGGACCGGTTCGTCTGCTCAAAACACGATACGGTCATGAAGCCACATTGTTTCGTCCTCCCTATGGAGAATTCAATGATGTCACGGTCAACGTGGTCCGTGCGCTCGGTCTCCAATTCATTCTCTGGAATGTCATATCCGGCGATCCCGACCCGACGATTACGGCGCTTCAAATCGAAGACCATTTGAAGCGGTCCGTCAAGCAGGGTAGCGTGATTGTGATGCATGCCAACGGGAAGGGCAGACATACACATGAAGTCGTGCAAGACCTGCATCAGCGGCTCTTGCCCCAGCGGAACCTTACCGCTATGACCATGAGTGATCTCCTCACATGTCGTCAGACATCCCCATGACCGAGTCGATCGTCCGGCCCATGACCGCTGAGGATCGGTCTGGTGTGATAGAGTTGCTCGCCTCCTCCGATCCTTGGAAACGGCTGGGCTACCAGGCCAACGACTGGGACCAGTATTTCGCTCCTCTTCCACAAGGACGTGATAGCTACGTCGTGGATCAGAACGGCAGAGTAGCCGGCATCGTGGTCGTTCGTCGGAAATTCCTGCTTGGCGACTATGTAGAGCTGCTTGGAGTGGCGGACTGGGCCAGAGGCAAGGGGCTGGGGGGGCTGTTGCTCGCTTACGTTGAAGCGTCGGTCTTCGAGAGGGTGCAGAATCTGTTCGCCTGCGTCTCGGACTTCAACGATCAAGCCAGGCACTTTTACAAGAAACAGGGCTACGAGGAGATCGGTCCCATGCCGAATTTGTTGATCCCAGGCAGCGCGGAAATCCTGTTGCGTAAGACCAAAGGACCCGCGAGGGGTAAATGAGAATGGTTGATGATCAATGGTCGCAGAGAAGAAATGGTTCATGGTAAATGGTCGATGGGTAATGAAGACGGAAGGATTCGTTCGGATTTTGCCTTCGTCAACCATCGACCATTTACCATGAACCATTAACCATTTGGAGTGTCCATGAAAGTCACCAAGCTCCTCCACACCCGCATGAGGGTCAGTGACATGGAACAGACGATCGCCTTCTACACCGGCGTCCTTGGGCTGGAGGTGCTGGAACGGAAGGTCTCTCCTCGCGGATCGCAGCTGGCTTTCTTGAAAGTCCCAAACAGTGACGAACTTATTGAACTCACCAGCTTTCCTCCAAGCGGACCGGTTACAGTACAGGAAGACCTCGTTCATCTTGCCTTTCAGGTGGAGAGTCTTGATGACACGATTGCGTCGCTGCATACGCAAGGCGTGAAGGTCACCGATGGCCCGACTCAAACTTCCTCCGGCAGCCGCTTCATCTTCATCGATGCGCCGGACGGTTATGAGGTCGAACTGATCGAACGCCCGCCCGGCGTTGCTTTCGTCTAAATACAAATGGACAATGGTGAATGGTTGATGGTCAATGGTCGATGAATCGAGAGCGTCTCCATCGTCCATCTACCATTACCCATTTACCATCAACCATTGCATAGAGATCATGAACAAGGAGTGAGAAGATGAGGAACGCCTTTTTCCGCGGGCATGGATTGGGCAATGACTATCTCGTGATGGACCCCAAAAACCTGTCGTTCTCACTCACGGCATCACGGATTACCTCCATCTGCAATCGACATTGGGGTCTAGGCAGTGACGGGATTCTTGCGCTGGTCCCGTCAAAGATCGCGGACTTCGGGCTCCGCATTTTCAACCCTGACGGCAGCGAGGCGGAAAAATCCGGCAACGGTCTGCGTATTTTTGCCCGCTATCTCCACGCCACCGGCAAGACAAAGAAACGACAGTTCACTGTCGAGACGAAAGGCGGGCTGGTCACGATTACGCTGCATCTGGACCGGTACGGCGATGCGAGTTCTGTCACGGTCGAAATGGGCCAGGCCACGTTCCATCCGGCTTCACTGCCCTGCACCCTCACGATCAACGAACTGATCAACCAGCCCATTGTCGCCGATGGCCAATCCCTCACCTTCACTGGAGTGAGTGTGGGGAACCCCCACTGTGTCGTCTTCAAGCGGGCCGGGCAATCATGGTCGCGAGAAGATCTTTTGAAACTGGGACCGATTTTAGAGAACCATGCCTACTTCCCGAATCGAACGAATGTCCAACTCGCTGTACCGACCGGTCCCAAAGAGCTCTTTATCCTGATCTGGGAACGAGGGGCCGGCGAAACTCAGGCCTCTGGCTCATCCTCCTGCGCAGCCGCAAGTGCGGCAGTCCGGCTAGGCCTGGTAAAAAGCCCTGTGAGAGTCAAGATGCCAGGGGGGCAACTCAACATCGAGGTCGCCCAAGACTTCAGTCTGACGATGAAGGGGCCGGTCGCGGAAGTGGCGCGGGGAAGGCTGAGTCCCTCCTTCGTACGATCGCTCCGATGAGGGAATCGATGGGTAATGGGCAATGGCAAATGGTTGATGGGTAATGGTTCATGGATGATGGTTAATGGGAAATGGCCGATGGGAGATGGTTTATAGCTCATGCTTCTCGGTAGTAGAATCTAAAAATGAAGAAACCGAATATTGAGAATGTCGAGGACATGCCCATTTATCAATCATGTTTTCATCTCGCGACAGAAATCGAAAAGATTTCGCGTGCCTTCGATTCAGACTTCCGCTGGCTTCGGGGGCAGGTACTCCGTTCATCCGAATCCGTCTGCGCGAATATGACGGAGGGGTTCTATTCGCAGTACAGCACTGAGTACCTTCAAGCGCTCTACCGCTGTCGTCGAGAGGGACGAGAGACGAAGACCCATCTTTGTTATGCGATGAGCGTGAAGCAGCTGCCTGAAGCCGCTGGAAGGCTACTCACGACGGGATACGATGAGGCGCTTAAGCAACTCGCGAACCTGATTGCCAGCATTGAGCGGAAAATTCGTCACCGCGGAAAGGGCAAGGCTGAGCCGGAATCACGGTCCTCTTAGTACATTCGCCATCACCCATTCACCATTAACCATGAATCTTGGTGCCACCCTCCAATCCAAACTCGACCACGTGCCGGACCAGCCGGGAGTCTATCTATTCAGGGACGAGCGAGGTGAATTGCTCTACATCGGGAAAGCGGCGGTTTTGTCACATCGCGTGCGGTCCTACTTTCAAAAAGGGGCAGACCGCTCTCCGAAACATACAGCCCTGATCAGTTACATTGCAGATCTGGAAACGATCGTCACCCGATCAGAACTCGAAGCACTTATCCTTGAAAGTAATCTGATCAAGCAGCACAGGCCCCGATTCAATGTGGTGTTGCGGGACGATAAACAATACCCCTACCTTCGTCTGCCGATCAAAGAAGACTTCCCGCGACTCTCCATCGTCCGCCGCGTGCAACAAGATGGCGCGCTCTATTATGGCCCCTATAGCCCAGCAGGCGCGTTGCGTGAGACGTTGAGAGTCATCAAGAAAGCCTTCCCCCTGGCCACCTGCACGATCGAGATCAACGGTAAGGCGGAGCGAGCCTGTATCGAATTCGAAATCAAACGGTGCATGGCGCCTTGCACCGGCAATCAATCGAAAGAGGGCTATCACGGTATCGTCAAACAGGTGCGTCAGTTTCTCGAAGGACGCGACCATGAATTACTGGACGATTTGCGCATGCAGATGGAAACGGCGGCGGCACATGAAGAGTTCGAGGAAGCGGCGCGCTTGCGCGACCGGCTTTTCAACATCGAACGCACACTCGAGAAACAACGGATTACCCAGACAACGACGACCGACCAGGATGTCATTGGCCTGGCGCGGCAAGGCGCCGCGGTCGACCTCCAGATCCTCTTCGTGCGCGGCGGCCTCCTGATCGGACGCAAGGACTTCTTTTGGCCCAATTCAGCCGATGCCGGCGACGAGGAACTCGTTCGATCCGCCATTGAACAGTTCTACAACAAAGACGGTCAGCCGCCCAAAGAGTTGCTTGTCCCCTCCAACCTGGATGACGTCAGGGTCATCGAAGAGTGGTTGTCAGGCAAGCGCGGGAGCGAGGTTCGCGTCGTGGCGCCTGAGCGGGGCGTCAAACATCAATTGCTCCTCCTGGCGGAGGAAAACGCCGGCGCCGCGGTAGCCAGCCACCTGCGCGACGAAGAAATCGGGCGACAAGCAGTCGAAGAACTGAAGCGGCTCGTACGTTTGGCCATCGCACCCCGGCGCATCGAAGGGTTCGATATTTCAAACACCATGGGCAACCAATCTGTCGCGTCCATGGTCGTATGGGAAGACGGTCAGATGAAGAAAGCCGACTACCGTCGGTTCAAAATCCAAACCGTGACCGGCGCCAACGATTTCGCCAGTATGCAGGAAGTCGTCACGCGTCGCTACGGAGAGAGCGAGCATCTCGCACGTCCTGATCTCATCCTGATCGACGGAGGACTGGGCCAGCTCGCCGCAGCTATGGAAGGGCTGAAACAAGTCGGCCATCAGGACCTGGCGATTATCGGATTGGCCAAGGCACGTGGCGAGAAGGATGAACGGATTTTCCTGCCTGGGCGAAAGAATCCCATCGTGCTTCGCGCGAACTCCCCGGCCACCCATCTTGTGCAACGCATTCGCGACGAAGCCCATCGATTTGCGATTACATTCCATCGCAAACTTCGCGGCAAAGCCCTGATGGCCTCACAACTGGATCAGGTGATCGGTATCGGCGAAATCAAGCGGGCCCGCCTGCTTAAGCGATATGGCAACCTGGCGAATATTGCTGCGGCCACGGACGATGAATTGACGGCAGCCGGTCTCGATCCCAAGACCGTTGCGGAGCTGCGGAAAGCGTTCGCGCAATCTACTCCGTCCGGCAGTTGAATGCGGTCATCTGCGAGGTCTGTCTGGTCTATCTGGTCTGTTCGGTCTATCTCGTCAGCTCGTTAAACGAAACCAACCAGACAGACCAGATAGACCAGATAGACTGGCGGACTTTTTCAGCATCCTGCTGCTAAAAGATGAAATTGATGCTCACGGTCCCCAGATGGACATAGGCATGGTATGTCCCGTCCACGGTGGGGCTGATGATGTTACCGGTAATCGTCCGTGACTCATAGAACCACTCCTGAAACGCCATATCGAGTCCAATTGCTTTCGGCCACAGTGCGGAGGTTCCTCCGCAAGGCACCAGGCCTAGAAATTTAGCCTGGCCTTTGCATACAAAGCCCGTCCCGATGGACAGCGTGTTGGCAGTTAAAGAAATCGTCGCCGGGTTGAACGTGGTATCGGGAACGGGATTCTCGGTCCTGGTGTACCCGGATCGGACTGCCACATCCCAATGGGGCAACCACGAGGGGTTGAGCCATTTGTATTCGGTGCCAATCGCTACGACCGGCACTGTCTTCCATTGTTGTGGTTGCGGGATGACCTGGCCCGATGAAAGGTGGATATCGAGGTTTCGATTCGAATTCCACCCGACATATTCCACGTCGAGTTCCAGTTTCCATTCCCGTTCACTGGTACGGACCGGCCAGATGGCAACGGCTCCTGTATAAATCTGGGGAAGCACGAGGCTGGTGGACGCATCGGCCACCTTCGTCCCGTTGACCAACAGCGATCCGTCCAATGGCACCACAGCCTGGGTGCGATAAACCAGGCCGATAGAGGCGATCGGTTGGCCATCGCTGTTTCTCAGGGGCGTATAGAGCAGACTGAAGTTTGCGCCGGCTCCTGTTCCTTTGCCGTTGGCCTCAATAGAAGCTCCAGCTAAGGGCCCGGTGCCCATTTGCTTCTGCTCGGCATGTCCCTGTCCAAGAAAACTAGCGAACGTATAGATGTCTGCACCTATCCCGATGGCCAATTGATCATTCAACTTGTAAGCCACCGTTGGCTTGATATCGATGAGCGGAAGCGCTGCAGAGGTGACGACGGTATTGAAGGGGCCACCCACGGGATAACGGATGTTCAATCCGAATGGCGAGTTGAGGCCGAGTCCGACCGTCACGTCGGACAAGCTGTTCCATCCAAGAGATCCTAGGTTCGCGCTCACATAGGAATAGCTCGGTGGGGGATTGGCGATAGTTCCTCCAAAGTCTCCCCGACTGTCTATTCCGGTCGGGCTGGTATACGTGACGGACCCCCCAACGAGGGTTGTTCCGTTGAGTACTTGGATCCCCTTCACTTGGCTCAGTCCAGCTGGGTTGTAATGGATTGCGGAAGGGTCGTCGGCCTGGGCACTAAAAGCATTCCCCTGCCCGGCCGCCGTCGCTCCCTGTGGCTGGAACCGAATCCCTTGCGCATGTCCAAGCTGCGGGCACAGGATAAAAAACAGCACCAGAGCCAAAACGAATTGTCGGCCTCTCATGCCATCTTCCTACCCGATGTCATCTTTTATCTGACAGCGCTAATGAGTACACGTTCCTCACGGCAACGGAACTTCCCAATGTTTCTTGCGTATATAGCTGAATTGACCACGAACCCGCTAGGGCTAAAATACCTTATCGCAAACCGGCTTGTCTTATGGTAGCCTTTCGAGACTTCAGTACTATAAGGAAGGCAATCTATGGCACACCTCCAGAACAAGCGGCCCTTTCCCAAAGCGCTCTTTACCCAGCTCACCAAACCAGAGTGTGAGAATTTTATTGAAGTACTGCACTTTGCGGCGCAATCAGAAAGTGTCGAAGATGTCAAAGATGTGCTCACACGGTTCCAAACTCTGTTTCCCTTTACCCGGGTGATCGGTGGGCTCGCAAAACTCAGCCCCTCTGGCGCATTTGAGGGTTTTACCAATGTCCTCAATGTCAGCTATCCAGAAGAATGGATTCGCCTCTACTGGCAGAGGGGGTATTTTGAGGTCGATCCGGTCCTCCAGACAGCCTTGCAGAAACCAGGGACTCAACATTGGGAATCTACCTACAAGGCGGCGAGCTCGGACAAACAGCGAGAATTCATGGAAGCGGCGAAGGAGTTCGGTTTGGGGG
Encoded here:
- a CDS encoding four helix bundle protein, producing MKKPNIENVEDMPIYQSCFHLATEIEKISRAFDSDFRWLRGQVLRSSESVCANMTEGFYSQYSTEYLQALYRCRREGRETKTHLCYAMSVKQLPEAAGRLLTTGYDEALKQLANLIASIERKIRHRGKGKAEPESRSS
- a CDS encoding VOC family protein, which gives rise to MKVTKLLHTRMRVSDMEQTIAFYTGVLGLEVLERKVSPRGSQLAFLKVPNSDELIELTSFPPSGPVTVQEDLVHLAFQVESLDDTIASLHTQGVKVTDGPTQTSSGSRFIFIDAPDGYEVELIERPPGVAFV
- a CDS encoding diaminopimelate epimerase; protein product: MRNAFFRGHGLGNDYLVMDPKNLSFSLTASRITSICNRHWGLGSDGILALVPSKIADFGLRIFNPDGSEAEKSGNGLRIFARYLHATGKTKKRQFTVETKGGLVTITLHLDRYGDASSVTVEMGQATFHPASLPCTLTINELINQPIVADGQSLTFTGVSVGNPHCVVFKRAGQSWSREDLLKLGPILENHAYFPNRTNVQLAVPTGPKELFILIWERGAGETQASGSSSCAAASAAVRLGLVKSPVRVKMPGGQLNIEVAQDFSLTMKGPVAEVARGRLSPSFVRSLR
- a CDS encoding GNAT family N-acetyltransferase, translating into MSSDIPMTESIVRPMTAEDRSGVIELLASSDPWKRLGYQANDWDQYFAPLPQGRDSYVVDQNGRVAGIVVVRRKFLLGDYVELLGVADWARGKGLGGLLLAYVEASVFERVQNLFACVSDFNDQARHFYKKQGYEEIGPMPNLLIPGSAEILLRKTKGPARGK
- a CDS encoding site-2 protease family protein — encoded protein: MALPHWKIGRALGIPIYVHASWFVVFFLVSSSLATGYLPEMLPGLSVPRYWGMGGIAALLLFLSVLLHELGHSYVALRYKIPIKQITLFIFGGMAHMGKEPPSPRAEFLIAMAGPLVSFILGAVCLSGAMAVEALPMRSTLQGLVVLGSLLGMVNVQLGLFNLIPGFPLDGGRVLRAGLWALNKDFHRATSQASLAGIGFGVVLGLIGAALMVGTWSGALGQSIETNGGWLLFIGVFLFSAALSSRRQAARRTSLTSVTVRQVMAHRVVTLRPDMTVQEAVDQFFVTHGFGGFPVCEGGQFLGVVTVSDVQGLPIALWPWRYIREIMQPASQACCIPPDWSVIQAMERMVQNGSDRLVVMEHEQIVGLITRSAIANVLQLPKA
- the uvrC gene encoding excinuclease ABC subunit UvrC translates to MNLGATLQSKLDHVPDQPGVYLFRDERGELLYIGKAAVLSHRVRSYFQKGADRSPKHTALISYIADLETIVTRSELEALILESNLIKQHRPRFNVVLRDDKQYPYLRLPIKEDFPRLSIVRRVQQDGALYYGPYSPAGALRETLRVIKKAFPLATCTIEINGKAERACIEFEIKRCMAPCTGNQSKEGYHGIVKQVRQFLEGRDHELLDDLRMQMETAAAHEEFEEAARLRDRLFNIERTLEKQRITQTTTTDQDVIGLARQGAAVDLQILFVRGGLLIGRKDFFWPNSADAGDEELVRSAIEQFYNKDGQPPKELLVPSNLDDVRVIEEWLSGKRGSEVRVVAPERGVKHQLLLLAEENAGAAVASHLRDEEIGRQAVEELKRLVRLAIAPRRIEGFDISNTMGNQSVASMVVWEDGQMKKADYRRFKIQTVTGANDFASMQEVVTRRYGESEHLARPDLILIDGGLGQLAAAMEGLKQVGHQDLAIIGLAKARGEKDERIFLPGRKNPIVLRANSPATHLVQRIRDEAHRFAITFHRKLRGKALMASQLDQVIGIGEIKRARLLKRYGNLANIAAATDDELTAAGLDPKTVAELRKAFAQSTPSGS
- a CDS encoding LuxR family transcriptional regulator, with protein sequence MAHLQNKRPFPKALFTQLTKPECENFIEVLHFAAQSESVEDVKDVLTRFQTLFPFTRVIGGLAKLSPSGAFEGFTNVLNVSYPEEWIRLYWQRGYFEVDPVLQTALQKPGTQHWESTYKAASSDKQREFMEAAKEFGLGDGITTGSTDTACGYGTFCSFASAERVDAKRYMPLVEYFGYHVHLALLRTAPKSSQAVAPCVRELTLREMTILNWVRQGKTNWEIAKIMSVTERTIRFHVESIFSKLDVTSRSHAVATAIEHGLPNVV
- a CDS encoding outer membrane protein transport protein, which encodes MRGRQFVLALVLFFILCPQLGHAQGIRFQPQGATAAGQGNAFSAQADDPSAIHYNPAGLSQVKGIQVLNGTTLVGGSVTYTSPTGIDSRGDFGGTIANPPPSYSYVSANLGSLGWNSLSDVTVGLGLNSPFGLNIRYPVGGPFNTVVTSAALPLIDIKPTVAYKLNDQLAIGIGADIYTFASFLGQGHAEQKQMGTGPLAGASIEANGKGTGAGANFSLLYTPLRNSDGQPIASIGLVYRTQAVVPLDGSLLVNGTKVADASTSLVLPQIYTGAVAIWPVRTSEREWKLELDVEYVGWNSNRNLDIHLSSGQVIPQPQQWKTVPVVAIGTEYKWLNPSWLPHWDVAVRSGYTRTENPVPDTTFNPATISLTANTLSIGTGFVCKGQAKFLGLVPCGGTSALWPKAIGLDMAFQEWFYESRTITGNIISPTVDGTYHAYVHLGTVSINFIF
- a CDS encoding polysaccharide deacetylase family protein; amino-acid sequence: MRRRYYSGILCLALTMLLVPAMPPFTQAQVIKSGPPSCPGVALTFDLCPVRNGAGYDQALVDYLIDHKIPATFFMSGKWMTKHDQQVRALLQIPFFEVGTHGDVHAHLPLHSADEQKQEILGPVRLLKTRYGHEATLFRPPYGEFNDVTVNVVRALGLQFILWNVISGDPDPTITALQIEDHLKRSVKQGSVIVMHANGKGRHTHEVVQDLHQRLLPQRNLTAMTMSDLLTCRQTSP